In Persicimonas caeni, a single window of DNA contains:
- a CDS encoding hybrid sensor histidine kinase/response regulator: protein MEQTASSWSEDLSDPQLALVELGKCTLEAVDEEELWAGVVEILREPLAVDCVAALRCSADGEGLDLLAGWGVEDSLLGTRMVDVGAGTASDFALELDEPLVVDDTDTESRFLPSPVASRHDCKSGISVAISAGGQAWGVCELFWQDANQVTEEHTRFVAMVCDLLGVALERIEREKNQVDEKRLAEAEYERFFLLVENATDIIGMSDMEGQVTYLNPAGCALFGVEHGKPVSRAVEKFLPDDEAARLFGEIVPQVRARGSWSGPLTVVSLDSSSTHQTETTIIILREPGTRRAVGFATILRDVSEQKQLQEQLRQSQKLEALGLLAGGVAHDFNNHLTVIKGYSELLLASLPDGDARRAQLCKIHHVSEKAQHLADQLLTFSRRKVRQPRVLDLNAAVHSLYDMLRSLIGENIALNCVVDGASYYVEADPSDLEQVILNLAVNARDAIEGKGTITLLTRSARPDELDKLERAELLGHDPVVLEVRDTGVGMTEEVLEHLFEPFYTTKEAKQGTGLGLATVFRIITDAGGDIAVTSRPEQGSCFKLFFPRAEPVQFEQDEEFDEQVELEGDEVVLVVEDDPDVLDFVTDVLERHGYDAIASRGPIKAFELLDMYHDSIDAVICDVVLPNLSTEELREQLVDRYSHIPFVMTSGYTDAQLFQEEQLLADLPFVAKPMSSRDLLTQLRVILDARQPI, encoded by the coding sequence ATGGAGCAGACGGCCTCATCTTGGTCCGAGGACTTGAGTGACCCGCAGCTTGCGCTGGTCGAGCTGGGAAAGTGCACCCTCGAAGCCGTCGATGAGGAGGAGTTGTGGGCTGGCGTGGTCGAAATTCTGCGTGAACCGCTCGCCGTCGATTGCGTCGCCGCGCTCCGTTGCTCGGCGGACGGCGAGGGGCTCGACTTGTTGGCCGGTTGGGGCGTCGAAGACTCGTTGCTGGGCACCCGCATGGTCGACGTCGGCGCCGGAACAGCCTCCGACTTCGCCTTGGAACTCGATGAGCCGTTGGTGGTCGACGACACCGACACCGAGAGTCGCTTCCTGCCCTCGCCGGTCGCTTCTCGACATGACTGCAAGAGTGGGATTTCGGTGGCGATCAGCGCCGGCGGACAGGCGTGGGGCGTCTGCGAGCTGTTCTGGCAGGACGCAAATCAAGTCACCGAGGAGCACACCAGGTTTGTCGCGATGGTCTGTGACTTGCTCGGTGTCGCCTTGGAGCGCATCGAGCGCGAGAAGAACCAAGTTGATGAAAAGCGGCTGGCTGAGGCGGAGTACGAGCGCTTTTTCCTGCTCGTCGAAAACGCCACCGACATCATTGGCATGTCCGACATGGAGGGGCAGGTCACTTATCTAAACCCCGCAGGCTGTGCCTTGTTCGGAGTCGAGCACGGCAAGCCGGTCAGTCGGGCGGTCGAGAAGTTTCTCCCCGATGATGAAGCGGCGCGCCTTTTCGGCGAGATCGTGCCTCAGGTTCGCGCCCGCGGGTCTTGGAGTGGGCCGTTGACAGTCGTCAGCCTCGACTCGTCTTCCACCCATCAGACCGAAACCACGATTATCATTCTTCGGGAGCCTGGCACGCGCCGTGCCGTCGGCTTTGCGACCATTCTGCGAGACGTCTCCGAGCAGAAACAACTCCAAGAGCAACTGCGCCAGTCTCAGAAGCTCGAGGCCCTCGGGCTGCTCGCCGGCGGCGTCGCCCACGACTTCAATAATCATCTGACGGTCATCAAGGGCTACTCCGAGTTGCTGCTGGCCAGCCTGCCCGACGGCGATGCCCGGCGGGCGCAACTGTGCAAGATTCACCACGTCTCGGAGAAGGCGCAGCACCTGGCTGACCAACTCTTGACCTTCAGCCGACGCAAAGTACGCCAACCACGCGTCCTCGATCTCAACGCGGCTGTCCATAGCCTTTACGATATGTTGCGCAGCCTCATCGGCGAGAATATCGCCCTGAACTGCGTGGTCGACGGTGCGTCTTATTATGTAGAGGCCGATCCGAGCGATCTGGAGCAGGTGATCTTGAACCTGGCCGTCAACGCTCGCGATGCCATCGAGGGCAAGGGCACGATCACGCTGCTGACCCGTTCGGCGCGCCCGGACGAACTCGACAAACTCGAGCGGGCCGAGCTGTTGGGCCATGACCCGGTCGTCTTGGAAGTGCGTGATACCGGAGTGGGCATGACCGAAGAGGTGCTCGAACATCTCTTCGAACCCTTTTATACGACCAAAGAGGCCAAACAGGGCACCGGTCTCGGGCTGGCGACGGTCTTCCGCATTATCACGGATGCAGGAGGAGACATCGCAGTGACCTCGAGGCCGGAGCAGGGGTCATGCTTCAAGCTCTTTTTCCCGCGCGCTGAACCCGTGCAATTCGAACAGGACGAGGAGTTCGACGAGCAAGTCGAACTCGAGGGGGACGAGGTGGTGCTCGTCGTCGAGGATGACCCCGACGTGCTCGACTTTGTGACCGATGTGCTCGAGCGCCACGGCTACGATGCCATCGCCAGCCGGGGCCCGATCAAGGCATTCGAGCTGCTCGACATGTACCACGATAGCATCGACGCGGTGATCTGCGACGTCGTGCTGCCGAACCTGAGCACCGAAGAGCTGCGCGAGCAACTGGTCGACCGTTACTCGCATATCCCGTTCGTGATGACCTCCGGTTACACCGATGCGCAGCTCTTTCAGGAGGAGCAACTGCTCGCCGACTTGCCGTTTGTGGCCAAGCCGATGAGCTCGCGCGACTTGCTCACCCAGCTCAGGGTGATCCTCGATGCGCGCCAACCGATTTAG
- the ku gene encoding non-homologous end joining protein Ku, with protein MPKVIWKGHINFGLVNVPVRLYSATRKRKLDFHLIDKRDQSPVGYLKINKDTGREVRPEEVARAIEVDGEKVVVEDDDFEQAEAHTAQNIDIQHFVRREQINPAFFEKPYYLAPMEGAEKSYTLLREVIERTGRVGIAKVVLRKREHLAALMVQDNVVVLEMLRFADELRDPSELDLPAESAGDLGVTTDALEMATELVQRMTRDWKPDQYRDEYREELLELIEDKARRARAGTAEPSSQPEESRPTSGEPGTTEGADLTERLRQSIERGGGSLA; from the coding sequence GTGCCCAAGGTCATCTGGAAGGGACATATCAACTTCGGTTTGGTCAACGTGCCGGTCCGGCTCTACTCGGCCACGCGCAAGCGTAAGCTCGACTTTCACTTGATCGACAAGCGAGATCAGAGCCCGGTGGGATATCTCAAGATCAACAAAGATACGGGTCGGGAGGTACGCCCCGAGGAGGTCGCGCGCGCCATCGAGGTCGATGGCGAGAAGGTTGTCGTGGAAGACGACGACTTCGAGCAGGCCGAGGCCCACACCGCTCAGAATATCGACATCCAGCACTTCGTGCGCCGCGAGCAGATCAACCCGGCGTTTTTCGAAAAGCCCTACTACCTTGCCCCTATGGAAGGGGCCGAGAAGAGTTACACGCTGTTGCGCGAGGTGATCGAGCGCACCGGCCGCGTGGGCATCGCCAAGGTGGTGTTGCGAAAGCGAGAGCACCTGGCTGCGCTGATGGTCCAAGACAACGTGGTGGTACTCGAGATGCTACGCTTTGCCGACGAACTTCGCGACCCCTCCGAGCTCGACCTGCCCGCCGAGAGTGCGGGCGACCTGGGTGTCACCACCGACGCTCTGGAGATGGCGACCGAGCTCGTCCAGCGCATGACCCGAGATTGGAAGCCCGATCAGTACCGCGACGAGTACCGAGAGGAGTTGCTCGAGCTTATCGAGGACAAGGCACGCCGCGCGCGCGCCGGGACCGCGGAGCCATCCTCGCAGCCCGAAGAGAGTCGGCCGACGTCAGGTGAACCGGGAACCACCGAAGGTGCCGACCTGACTGAACGGCTGCGCCAGAGCATCGAGCGCGGAGGCGGCTCCCTCGCCTAA
- a CDS encoding 2,3-bisphosphoglycerate-independent phosphoglycerate mutase, translating into MKLEFIQNLVKPADSKIVLLVLDGLGGLPSGPQGRTELEAANTPNLDELARRGICGLHVPVGPGITPGSGPGHLGLFGYDPTEYKVGRGVLSALGVEFDLQHGDVAARGNFCTVDDEGLVTDRRAGRISTEKNEELCELLREIEVEGAEIHIETVKEHRMLFVLRGEGLSDEINDTDPQETGKKPEEPVPATEAAQKTSRLVKEFLNQAAEKLADHAPANMLLLRGFAQRPGWPTFQEAFGLRSAAIASYPMYRGVAKLLGMDTLEGPASIEEKAAVAREHWDDYDFFFIHKKSVDSRGEDGDFEAKVRAIEEADAQLQALLDLEPDVVIVTGDHSTPAQLAYHSWHPVPVLLWSEQCRTDGVETFGERDCLRGGLGARLPAVDLMPLALANALRLDKFGA; encoded by the coding sequence ATGAAACTCGAGTTTATCCAAAATCTGGTCAAACCCGCCGACTCCAAAATCGTGCTTCTGGTGCTCGACGGCCTCGGCGGGCTGCCGAGCGGCCCCCAGGGGCGCACGGAACTCGAGGCGGCGAATACCCCGAACCTCGACGAATTGGCTCGCCGTGGCATCTGCGGGCTGCACGTGCCCGTCGGCCCGGGCATCACGCCGGGAAGCGGCCCGGGCCACCTGGGTCTGTTCGGCTACGATCCTACCGAATACAAGGTCGGCCGGGGTGTTTTGTCGGCGCTGGGCGTCGAGTTCGATTTGCAGCACGGCGACGTCGCCGCGCGAGGCAACTTCTGCACCGTCGACGACGAGGGCCTGGTGACCGACCGGCGCGCCGGACGCATCAGCACCGAGAAGAACGAGGAACTGTGCGAGTTGCTGCGCGAGATCGAGGTCGAAGGGGCCGAGATTCACATCGAGACGGTCAAAGAGCACCGCATGCTCTTCGTGTTGCGTGGTGAGGGTCTGTCCGACGAGATCAACGACACCGACCCGCAGGAGACCGGCAAGAAGCCCGAAGAGCCCGTGCCGGCCACCGAGGCTGCGCAGAAGACCTCGCGGCTGGTCAAGGAGTTCTTGAACCAGGCGGCCGAGAAGCTCGCCGACCACGCGCCGGCCAATATGTTGCTGCTTCGCGGCTTCGCCCAGCGTCCCGGTTGGCCGACCTTCCAGGAGGCCTTCGGGCTTCGCTCGGCGGCCATCGCCAGCTACCCCATGTACCGCGGTGTCGCCAAGCTTCTGGGGATGGACACCCTCGAGGGGCCGGCATCGATCGAAGAGAAGGCTGCCGTGGCGCGCGAGCACTGGGATGACTACGACTTCTTCTTCATTCACAAGAAGAGCGTCGACAGCCGTGGTGAAGACGGAGACTTCGAAGCCAAGGTGCGCGCCATCGAGGAGGCCGACGCGCAGCTTCAAGCGCTGCTCGATCTGGAGCCCGACGTGGTCATTGTCACGGGTGACCACTCCACGCCGGCCCAACTGGCGTACCATAGCTGGCATCCGGTGCCGGTGCTGTTGTGGTCCGAGCAATGCCGAACCGACGGCGTCGAAACCTTCGGCGAGCGCGACTGCCTACGCGGCGGCTTGGGCGCTCGGCTTCCGGCGGTCGATTTGATGCCCTTGGCGCTGGCCAACGCCTTGCGCCTCGACAAATTCGGTGCATGA